The following coding sequences lie in one uncultured Mailhella sp. genomic window:
- a CDS encoding 4Fe-4S binding protein has translation MRVVIASGKGGAGKTCVTASLADVWRGPLVAVDTDAEAPNLHLFLPPRITETTTAYLDVPNMDPEKCIHCEKCRNICTYKAIASFAGRITLFPDMCHGCGGCFAVCPSGALIHGKRELGVLESGDVLNGSVRYLAGRTRIGESMTPPLLRQELRRLSAMLDECSADALIDSPPGVSCPAVTVAREADVILLVADPTPFGFHDFKLAHQAFLPMELPVAAVINRAGAEGNAEGDEAVRAYCREHDVPVLAELPFEREAAEQYASGRLLAELSPAWRKRFEHLRDALIEFGAKRAREAHHA, from the coding sequence ATGCGGGTAGTCATTGCCAGCGGCAAGGGCGGCGCGGGAAAGACCTGCGTGACGGCCTCGCTTGCCGACGTGTGGCGCGGGCCGCTCGTGGCCGTGGACACCGACGCCGAGGCGCCGAATCTGCATCTTTTTCTTCCGCCGCGGATTACGGAAACGACGACGGCATACCTCGACGTGCCGAACATGGATCCGGAAAAGTGCATTCACTGCGAGAAGTGCCGGAACATCTGCACGTACAAGGCCATTGCGTCGTTTGCAGGGCGGATCACTCTTTTTCCCGACATGTGCCACGGCTGCGGCGGATGCTTTGCCGTATGTCCTTCGGGCGCGCTCATTCACGGAAAGCGCGAGCTCGGCGTGCTTGAGAGCGGCGACGTGCTGAACGGTTCGGTAAGATATCTTGCGGGCCGCACGCGCATCGGGGAATCCATGACGCCGCCGCTGCTGCGTCAGGAGCTGCGCCGGCTCTCCGCCATGCTCGACGAATGTTCCGCCGACGCCCTCATCGATTCCCCTCCCGGGGTGAGCTGTCCGGCCGTGACCGTGGCCCGCGAGGCCGACGTGATTCTGCTGGTGGCGGATCCCACGCCGTTCGGCTTTCACGATTTCAAGCTGGCGCATCAGGCGTTTCTGCCCATGGAGCTGCCCGTGGCGGCGGTGATCAACCGTGCCGGGGCGGAAGGCAACGCCGAGGGCGACGAAGCCGTGCGCGCCTACTGCCGCGAACACGACGTGCCCGTGCTTGCCGAGCTTCCCTTTGAACGCGAAGCCGCCGAACAGTACGCGTCGGGTCGTCTTCTGGCGGAACTCTCTCCCGCCTGGCGCAAACGCTTTGAACATTTGAGGGACGCGCTTATCGAATTCGGCGCGAAGCGGGCCCGGGAGGCGCATCATGCGTGA
- a CDS encoding ATP-binding protein: MREIVVISGKGGTGKTTVSAAFAHLAENKVICDLDVDAPDLHILLDPSPRETHAFVSGHKAVIRRDACLACGKCAGLCAFDAIALRKDGYAVDPLRCEGCGVCAHLCPAEAIDLEEPHCGDWYKSDTRFGPMVHALLFPGQENSGKLVSLLKAEARALAREQNLDTILCDGSPGVGCPVISSLSGASLTVGVVEPTPSGRHDFLRVADLCRHFRVPVAVIINKADLNPEEADAIARECEQRGDVLLGRLPFDPVVTRAMVARKALTEFDNPVGNRLKDMWSALQKLNVRR; the protein is encoded by the coding sequence ATGCGTGAAATCGTCGTCATCAGCGGCAAGGGCGGCACGGGAAAAACCACCGTGAGCGCAGCATTTGCGCATCTGGCCGAAAACAAGGTGATATGCGATCTGGACGTCGATGCTCCCGATCTGCATATTCTGCTTGATCCCAGCCCGCGGGAAACTCACGCCTTCGTCTCCGGCCACAAGGCCGTCATCCGGCGCGACGCCTGCCTTGCCTGCGGCAAATGCGCCGGTCTGTGCGCCTTCGACGCCATTGCCCTGCGCAAGGACGGCTATGCCGTCGATCCGCTGCGCTGCGAAGGCTGCGGCGTGTGTGCGCACCTGTGCCCGGCCGAGGCCATTGATCTGGAAGAGCCCCACTGCGGCGACTGGTACAAAAGCGACACCCGTTTCGGCCCCATGGTTCACGCGCTGCTCTTCCCCGGTCAGGAGAACTCCGGCAAGCTCGTGAGCCTGCTCAAGGCCGAAGCCCGCGCCCTCGCCCGCGAACAGAACCTCGATACCATTCTCTGCGACGGCTCGCCCGGCGTGGGCTGCCCTGTCATATCCTCGCTGTCGGGCGCAAGTCTGACCGTGGGCGTGGTGGAACCCACGCCTTCCGGACGTCACGACTTTCTGCGCGTGGCGGATCTGTGCCGTCATTTCCGCGTGCCGGTGGCCGTGATCATCAACAAGGCGGATCTCAATCCGGAAGAGGCCGACGCCATCGCCAGAGAATGCGAACAGCGCGGCGACGTCCTTCTCGGACGCCTCCCCTTCGATCCCGTGGTCACGCGGGCCATGGTGGCCCGCAAGGCGCTCACGGAATTCGACAATCCTGTGGGAAACAGACTGAAGGACATGTGGTCGGCCCTTCAGAAGCTGAACGTGCGCCGCTGA
- a CDS encoding DUF134 domain-containing protein, with amino-acid sequence MPRPRQCRYVSSAPSVTYFKPRGIPLRELQEACLSVDELEALRLADAEGLTAQEASQHMRVSRHTFGRTLASARRTVALALTQGMALRIEGGTYAVASDFCSGHKEHTMQKIAVSSEGPALDDMVDPRFGRAGGFVVVTLPEKSVEYIDNGASQTMSMGAGIETAERMARAGVDVVISGYVGPKAFEALKAAGIKICQDVENVSVREAVERFESGSLPFAEASNK; translated from the coding sequence ATGCCGCGTCCCAGACAATGTCGATATGTAAGTTCTGCGCCGTCGGTGACGTATTTCAAGCCGCGCGGGATACCGCTGCGCGAGCTTCAGGAAGCGTGTTTGAGCGTGGACGAGCTGGAGGCGTTGCGTCTGGCGGATGCGGAGGGGCTCACGGCGCAGGAAGCGTCGCAGCACATGCGGGTATCGCGTCACACGTTCGGGCGAACGCTGGCGTCGGCGCGGCGCACGGTAGCGCTGGCGCTCACGCAGGGGATGGCGTTGCGCATTGAAGGCGGCACGTACGCCGTGGCTTCCGATTTCTGTTCCGGGCACAAGGAGCACACCATGCAGAAGATTGCAGTTTCGAGTGAAGGACCCGCGCTTGACGACATGGTAGATCCGCGTTTCGGCCGGGCCGGCGGATTTGTCGTTGTCACGCTTCCGGAGAAGAGCGTGGAATACATCGACAACGGAGCCTCGCAGACCATGAGCATGGGCGCGGGCATAGAGACGGCCGAGCGCATGGCGCGCGCTGGCGTGGACGTGGTCATCAGCGGTTATGTGGGGCCAAAGGCCTTTGAAGCGCTGAAGGCGGCGGGCATCAAAATTTGTCAGGACGTGGAAAACGTGAGCGTGCGCGAGGCGGTGGAACGCTTTGAAAGCGGCTCCCTTCCCTTTGCCGAAGCCTCGAACAAGTAG